The genomic DNA AGCCTTCTGTGCATCTGATCTGTTTACAACAAAAGATATATTGGCCTCTGAAGAGCCTTGAGAGATCATCATGATATTCGCTCCAATTCTGCCCAATGCAGAGAAGACACGGCCTGCTACGCCAGGAGTGCCAGCCATACCATCACCTACAACCGCAATAACACAGACGTTTTCATCATAAGATATATCTTTTATTATATTTTCGGTAAATTCCGTCTGAAGCGCATGGAGAGAGATATCTAGTTGTGTTTTGTCTATCACCAGAGATATGTTGGCCTCTGAAGAGCCTTGAGAGATCATCATGATATTCGCTCCAATTCTGCCCAATGCAGAGAAGACACGACCTGCTACGCCAGGAGTGCCAGCCATGCCAGAGCCACTAATATTAATCAGTGCGATGTTTTGTATCAATGTCACTGCCTTTACAATATCTTTGATATGTTCATGTGCTTTTATGATGAGGGTTCCGGGATGATCGGGATTGAATGTGTTCCTAACGCGTACTGTGATTCCTTTTTGAATGGCTGGCTCTATGGTTTTCGGATGGAGTACCTTTGCTCCGAAGTAGGAGAGCTCCATTGCTTCCAAGTAAGAGATTATAGGCAGCGTTCTTGCCTCAGAAATTATCCTCGGGTCTGCAGTCATGATTCCGTCAACATCGGTCCATATCCAAATCTCATCGGCATCTATTGCAGCCCCTATGATGGATGCAGTATAATCAGAGCCACCCCGACTTAACGTCGTGATGATACCTTTGGCGTCAGCTGCCACAAATCCAGTTATAACTGGAATGATCTTTTTCTCGAGCAGTGGATAAATTCGCTCTTTGACTTTGACATAGGTCATATCCAATAAAGGTCTCGCACATTTGAAATTGCTATCAGTCACAATACCGGCATCTCCGCCCGTGAGCGCTATTGAGCGCAAATTCATCGATTTCAGCGAAGCTGAGAGAATTGGGGCAGACAGCCGCTCTCCGAACGATGACAGGTAATCGTGTGACCTAGCCGTGAGCTCTCTCAGATGGCAGATGCTGATCAAGGCGTTCTCCAGATCTTTCAATCTCGCATCCAACTCCTCGATTACAACTTTTATTTCCCCTTCTGCAACCGCTTCCTGCGCAACCGCATAGTGACGCCCCCTAAGATGCTCGATGAAAGCTTTCACGTCAGCTATTCCGCCATCTTCCGCGGCTTTTCTGGCAGCTTTCTCCAATTGGTCGGTAACGCCAGATAGTGCTGAAACTACGATAATGATCTCATTTTTTTCATCGTAAAACCGCTTGATCAGCGATGCCACATTTTTTATCTTGGAGCCATCAGCGACGGATGTCCCCCCAAATTTCATGACAATTCTCATTGATCAATCACTTGTATGTAATACGTGTTAAACGACAATATAAATAGTTCTGATGGTGGTAGAGGTATACTAAGGGTTGCAAATATCCCCAATATTACAAAGGATGTAAAGGATTACAGCTTAGAAAATGTTAAACACGGCGTGGCGATACCATAAGCCCCAATCACCCAATAAATCCCATGATAGCAATCCCTTAATCATAATCCTTATATTCTGTCTACTCGTGAGTTAATACCCACCATACAGCAAGCTGGTCTCATACGCAACAAAAGTAGAGAAGAGCTAGCTAATTTTATAAAGTTGGGATAGAAATTCCTCATCATATCCTTCTGCGCACAAATAAAATAGCCAATGAAAATTATAATTGAGATGAATCTTATTTTATGTCCATATCGATGGCTAGTATTCTATTTTTATCATCCCATTATCATTGAAAGTGCATGTTCGAGGATAAGCCTTGGGTCAATGCCTGTCATATGTAAAACAACGTATATGCCCACGAAAGTTCCGATTGTACTCCCTATGTTCGCGAAAGCTGCAACCAGTATAACCCTAAACAATCGATTTTTTCGTAAATCATCAAGGGTTTCAGCATCCATCATCCTCTTAAAATCATTACCTGTGGGCTTTCTCACATATGCCTCAGCCAGTCCAGCAAACCAACCGGCAGCCAAGAAAGGATGTAGTGATGTCAGCCACGCTATTCCAAATGCAGTTGCTATGGATAGGGGATGAGCTCCCGCAAGAAGAGCTCCCAATCCGCTAAGTGTGCCGTTTATTATAAACCAATATCCCAGAACGACGAGCAATTTTTCTAATGGAACTGACATGACCAAAAGCACAAACGTCATTAGGATGGTCAGCATCACCAGTACACCAAGGAATTTCATCACGTTTAGTTTTTTGGGGATGTGCACCAGCTCTTCAGACGGAGGTATTAGCTCCGGATGTGTAAGAAATTTTTCTACGCCTTTTCTATGACCCGCACCAATGACTGCAACTACTTTACCGCCCCTAGCCGCATTTAAAAGATTTCCAGCGATATATGCATCCCTCTCGTCTACGAGAACCTTCGCCGCACTAGGCGAGAACGATCGTAGCTCGGATACTAGCTGAGCAACTACGTCTTCCTCTGTGATCGTTTCCATATCGATCTCTTCTCTTTCCCCAAGAGATGCGCTTATCAGGGCAAAAAACATCCGTATTCTCTCAAAAAATGTCATTCTGCTCCAAAATCGTCGTAGCGTTATGCCTATATCCCGATCTATGAGAGCTAGGCTTGCGCCAGTTTTCTCCGCGGCCTCTATCGCGGATATCATCTCTGCACCTGGCTCCACACCTTTCTCAGAGGCGATCTTATTTTGTATCCATGCAAGAAGCCATTGGACTAGCAGGAGGTATCCTCCATGCAAAATATCTTTTATCGACGGCTCCGTTTGTATTTCGCCTTTAAGCGCTTTATATCTCCTAGGACATAATTCCACAGCAACAACATTTGGTTTTTCTCGATCGATGGTTGATCGCACTTCCTCGATGCTTTTATCAGAGACATGCGCAGTTCCGATGATGATGATATCTGGATTCATAGTCTCATTTGACCCAAGAGTTCCAAGGACCTCACCAAGTCAGCCCTAGACACGATCCCGACCATAGCACCTTCTTCCATAACTATCAACCTACCAATGTCATGTTTTGATAGCAGTTTTAGAGCCGTGATCGCATCATCGTCTGGTTGGACAGAAATTACTTCACGAGTCATTATATTGGCCACATATATAGAGTCTCGTTTGTCTGACGGAATTTGCCGAATGTCGTTAAATGTAACGATCCCGATTACGTTATCATCTACGACAGGGTATCCCATATGTTTTTCCTTGAACATCAAATCAACAAGCTCGCTGACCAACATGTCTGGTTTGACTGCTTTTACGTCTGAGGTCATTATATCCCGAACTTTGACTCCTCTTAATGCCACTGTAACCTCTGTAGCTTTCTTCTCCTCTGAGGCACCGATATAGACGAAGAAGGCTATTAAAATAAACCAAAAGCCACCATAAAAAAGACCGAACGTGCCCATGATAAGTGCGAAGGTTTTTCCGACAGATACCGCTTTATTCGTTGCATCTAAGTAGGACATTCTCTTGGCTAACCAAGAGCGTAGCAGGCGCCCCCCATCCATCGGGAACGCAGGCAGAAGATTAAATCCACATAATATGAGGTTGTAGAAGGCAAGCATTCCAACAGAGGTCCTCACAATACCGAGTGAAACGAATTCTAGCAAGCTATACATAAAATAAAAACTAAGCCCCATCGCCAAGCTAACGCTTGGACCTGCTACGGCGACCTTTGACTCTATCCTAGGATCAGGGGGGATCTCCTCCATGGAAGAGATTCCACCGAATATTATCAAGGTTATGCTTTTTATCCCTATTCCATGCCTCTTTGCCATATAGGAATGTCCCAGTTCATGCAGCAGGACGCAAGAGAATAATGTGAGGGTTACAATCGTGCCGGAAACATATCTTATCAGCGAATTCCCCATGCCACCAAAGCCGATGGGGGTATTTAATAGGCCCAATGTATGCGACTGCATCCATTCCCCAGAGGGCGTATTTGTCGTCGCAAATGCATATGCGAACAGAGGCAATATCAAAAGGAAGCTGATATGCAACCTTATAGGTATCCCGATTATCTTTCCCAATTGTATTGATGTTTTCATTTCTTCACAGTAATAGTCTAATAAGTTATATAGGTAATAGTCTAATAAACTATATATCTTCATAGTTCCCATGGTAGGTGGAGATAGGAGAGGAGAGGATAGGATAGATATGAGAGCAGAAATAACGTCTCTATTTGGCTTAGACGTTTACACGGATCAGGGGAAACGCGTTGGAAAAGTCAACGACGTGGTGCTTGATGCAGATGACAGGAGGGTAACTGGGTTGGCGGTTTCTGATGTTAACCCAGATTTATTTGATGTTCAGAGTAGGGGCATCATCATCCCGTACAGATGGGTGCTCTCGGTTGGAGACGTCGTCGTTATAAAGCAAACAACTGGCCGCATTAAGCAAGAAGCAAAACAAGAGTAAACTCCTAAAAAATGGAAGATAGAGAGATTTATTCAAATATTAGAGCTGTGCCTCCAATCGCCATCCGTGTAGATGGAAGAAACTTCAAGAAGTTGCTCAAAAACTTCAAAAAACCCTATGATAAAAAGTTTATAGCTGCAATGGCAGATGCCACTGAAACTCTCATGAGAGAGAGTGGGTTGAATCCAAGGTTTGCATATATATTTTCAGATGAGATTAATATATTCTTCCTAAAAATCCCTTTCCAGGGAAGAATTGAAAAATTGGATTCGATCATCCCTTCTTTCTTAGCAAGCGCATTATCTTTAACACTAAAAACAACGATTTCTTTTGATGCTAAGGTTATACCTCTTTCTAAGCGGGACGTTCACAAATATCTGGAACTACGCCAAGCGGAAGCATGGAGAAATCATGTCAACTCATATGGGTACTATGCGCTACTAGAGGATGGCTTATCCAAACGGGCTGCAGCGCTTAACATGAAAGGTATGAATTCGAAGGAGATACATGACATGTTGTTTGAAAGAGGCATCAACTTGGCTAAGACCCCCACATGGCAGAGGCGCGGTATCCTAATATGTAAAGAAATGTACCAAAAGCCCGGATATGACCCTAAAAAGCATCTAAGAGTGCTCTCCAGGAGAAGCAAAGTCATTCAAGATTGGGAAATACCGCTATTCAGTACGGAGGAGGGAAGGAAGCTCATTGATGAGTTGCTGACCGAGAGGTAATTATTTATTCGCCCTCTTTCTCACCAACTGCTGCCAAGAACCTTTTCATCACCGCCTCTTCGGACAAACGCATGATCGTTTGTTTGTCCTTCACTCCACTGAAAACCCCCAAGGGAATCTGTGCAGCAGCAGCTGTAGAATGCCCACCAGCAGAGCCAATATCCCCAAAAGCCGCCCTCATCGCATTTCCGATGTTCAGTCTGATGTCTTTGCTCCTTCCGGAAATATAGATGTTTTCACCACCAAGTCCGAACACGATAACAGTCGTTATTCCCTCAAGATTTAGGAGATAATCCGCAGCCTGAGGGATTGCATCCCTATCTCTTATCAGACCTACATTCGAAATCAAATAGCTTCCTTTAATGCGCCTGCTTTGGATAGCTTCGCCCAAGATATCCAGCGTTTCAGTGGACATCGACGGCATCTCAACCTTTCCGAGCAGGTCGTGATCTGCTAGAGGATACAAAAACGCCGCTGCCGTCAAATCTGCGGGGTCTGTCTCCATCTTGAACTCATGCGTATCGGTTCTTATGCCATAAAGCAGTGCAGTTGCAAGTTCTTTAGTAATCGAGATGCCCAACTCTTGGAGATACTCAGTCATTATAGTAGCTGTTGCACCCATGTTAGGTCGGATATCATAATAAGTTGCGCCGACTTTTTCGATCTCGACTGGGTGGTGGTCTACCACTATGTCGACCTTCACACCTTCTGGCAGTGAGTTATTGGCGCCTGGAAGAGCCGTATCTACAAGCGCGATTTTGTTGAATTCACTCAAATTCGATTCGTTGATTCGTTTTAATTGGATCTTAAGTAGGTTTATGAATGCCCGATTCTCTTGGTGACCAATATCGCCTTGATAGAGTACCTCTGCACCTATGCCAATATGCTCTGCCATATATTTCAATGCCAAACCACTTGCGATTGCGTCTGGATCCGGATTATCATGGATGACAACCCCCAGCTTGCCGCCCCTCCCAACTCCCTTCAAGAGTTTGAGCAACTCCCTCCCATGTCGAACGGCTTCGACGCGCTCGAGATATTGTACGGCAGTAGTTGCTATGATCGAGGACGGGAGAAGGACCATATCTGCGCCAGCATCTTCTAATTTCTCCTTGGTCACCGGGTCTATTGCCCTTACCACTGTATTGATAACAGGGGATATCTCTTGGACGATCTTGAGCGCACTTTGATTTGCCTGAACGTTTGAACTGAGTATTAGCACAGCCCCGAACCTTTCTAGATTAGCCCGCCTCAATGCCTTGGGATCACTGATGTTGCCTTGTATTGCTTCAAGTTTTTGATCTCTAAGAGATTCAACTCGTTGAGGATCTTTATCGATGACGATGAACTCTTTACCTTGTGCCCTAAGCTCGTTGGCAACTGCAAAGCCGACACTGCCACAACCTAGAATGGCATATTTAGGCGCTTTTTTAGTTAACATTCCCTCTTTTTTCTGTGTCTTTTGCATGATAATGAATGCTAACATCAGATGCCCTTATCCGTCTTTCGGTCAATATTTAAATACAATGACCCTAAGTATGTTTCAGGGCCGGTAGCTTAGTCAGGTAGAGCAACGGGCTCTTAACCAAAGGGAGCGAACTCAAGATATAAAATAAAATATGCTCCTTAGGGCATGAGATCCAAAGGAGAGACATGGAGGCTCCCTCGTAGAAGCAGTTTTTCCTTAGAGAGAGACCCGTCGGCCAAGGGTTCAAATCCCTTTCGGCCCGTACCGTATACATTGGCTGCTTACATTTCGGTTTTCACCCAACCATACCCCCAACTGACTGGACCGCAGGGTTCGTATCAACTCATTTAAAAAAGCCGGTTAGGAAGGCCTATTTAGGAAGATTTCGATAGAGGAAACGTTGATATTCTCGCCTTTTTCCCCCTCTAACTTCTCAGTCCCGATTTTAATATCCTTTACTTGGACATCTGCCATAAATCGGTTTTTTACTACCTCGGCGGTATCCACTGCTCTGCTGATGGCCCTACCTCTGGCCTTGATGGCAACTTCGTTTGCACCATCGTTGAACTGCGTAACCGCTGCCAATACGTAGTTCATGATAGGTTTGTTTCCGACATATATCACGTTATCTTCTGACCTCTTTGTTTCTGACATCTTTGACCTCCTAGGTTACTATTGATGTTGGTTATTAGTTTTAGTATCCTCATTATTAATGTTTTCCTCCGAAATAAGAAAAACTTGATGTAGTAGGGAATCTTAAAGATGCTGTTGCTAGATAAGGAGATGTTATAATGGGGTCTACTATAATAGTCGGCGGATTTTTTGGTGATGAGGGGAAAGGTAAGATCGTGGCACATCTTGCCCTAAAAGATAAGCCATCCATAATAGCAAGAGGTGGCGTCGGCCCCAATGCTGGGCATACCGTCGAAGAAGGCAAGCAAAAGCATGGCATTAGAATGGTGCCCTCGGGATTTATCTATGGAGATGCTAGGCTTCTAATTGGAGCTGGTGTTTTGATCGACTCCCATGTCTTAGAGCGCGAAATAAAAGAGTTTAGAGTTCAGGATAGAATTGGCATCGATAGTAGGTGCACTCTCATCGAGGAAAAGCACATCCTAGAAGATAGGCAAAATAAACGGTTGGCAAGTGAGATAGGAAGCACAGGCACTGGATGTGGGCCAGCCAATAAGGATAGGGTTATGAGATGCGCACGGCAAGCAAAAGAAGTCGAGGAGTTAAAGGCCTATATTACGGATGTTCCACTGGAGATCAACGATGCCCTTGATGCAGGCCAAAGGGTAATTATAGAAGGAACGCAAGGATTTGGTATATCGCTATTCTATGGTACATATCCCTACGTAACATCAAAGGATACAACGGCATCCCAGATCGCAGCTGATGTCGGGATAGGCCCAACCCGGGTAGATGATGTAATAATCGTTTTTAAGGCATTTCCAACGCGGGTTGGTGAAGGACCTTTTCCAACTGAGGTGAGTCCAGAGGAGGCTAAGCGTATGGGCATTGTGGAATACGGCACCGTGACTGGCAGACAAAGACGCATAGGTATGTGGGACGGCCATATGGCAAAATATTCAGCTAGGGTCAATGGGGCGACACAAGTCGCTCTAACGGGTTTAGACAAACTCGATCCATCTTGTCATGGCGTTACAGACTATGATAGCCTTAGCGATACCATAAAAGAGTTCGTGAGTAATGCAGAACAGGATGTCGGAGTACCAATCACGATACTCTCAACTGGCCCCAATATATCCCAGACCATTGACTTACGCTCATGAACCTACTTGATATTGCAATTAGGATTTTGGAGGAGGGGCCAATATGCGACCATTGTTTAGGAAGACAGTTTGCAAAGCTATCTACTGGGCTGACAAATGAGGAAAGGGGCGGTGCATTAAAGACCGCCTTAGCTATGCTTGGTCATCAAAAGTTTAAGGAAGGCGACTCCTCCCTCCTCAAAAGACTTGCACCGTGCACAAAGCAGGCTAGATCCATTTTGAACATTGATGGGACTGACGAGAAGTGCTGGCTTTGCAACGATCTGTTCCAGAGCTTGGATGTTTGGGTTCAGCGGTCACTGACGTTGCTTAAAAAATACCAATATGATACCTTTCTCGTCTGCACAAAGGTATCAGGACTGCTTGCCGAGAACGAGGAGATACTATGGGCGGCAACATCCAGCACAATATGGGCTGAACCGCTCAAATCAGAATTGAATCGAGAGATCGGAAAGTTGATTCAAGAAGAGACCGATAAAGAGGTTGATTTTGATCGACCCGACATCTTCGTCCTGCTTAATCTAGCCGAGGACAAAGTCGAATTGCAAAGCAGTTCCTTGTTCATATATGGTCGATACAAGAAACTTGCCAGGGGAATACCACAAACGAGGTGGTCTTGCCCACTGTGTCAAGGTGAAGGATGCGAAGACTGTGATTACAAAGGGACACTTTACACAACATCCGTGGAGGGACTGATGAAAGATCCCGTAATGGAATTCAGTGGGGGAACGGATGTCATACTTCACGGCGCTGGACGCGAAGATATAGATGCACTCATGCTCGGAACGGGAAGACCTTTCGTGTTGGAGGTAAAAGAGCCACTCTATCGGCATTTCGATCTGACAGACCTAGAGAACAGCATCAATAGATCGGCGGAGAATAGGATTGAGATAAAGGGGCTGGGATTCGTTGAAAAGAAAATGGTGGCGGAGGTCAAAACTGCCGATGCAGATAAAGTTTATAGGCTCAGACTCACATTTAGTGAAGCAGTTTCGGAGGAGGAACTAAAAGCTTCACTGGATAGATTATGTACTAAAATCAAACAAAGAACGCCCAGTAGGGTAGCACATCGGCGATCTGACAAAGTCAGAGCAAGAACTGTGCATTTCGCCAAACTCATGGATTTGGATACAGAGGGCGCGACTATTTGCATCAGGTGTGAATCCGGGTTGTACGTCAAGGAACTGATTTCTGGTGATGATGAAAGGACAAATCCGAACCTTTCCGAACTTCTCGGAACTAAAGTATGGGTTAAGGAATTAGACGTCATTGGGGTTAAACATGCCAGGCTCAAGAAGAAAAACGAGATATAAGCTTAAAAAAGATATAAAAGAGAGGGGGATGTCGCCCATAACTAGGGCTATTCAGAAATTTGAGATAGGGCAAAAAGTTCACATCACCATAGACCCTAGCATTCATAGGGGTGCCCCTCACCCTTCATTTCATGGTAAAACCGCTGAGGTGACAGGACGAAGGGGTAGAGCATACCTAGTGGAAGTGATGGATGGAAATAGGCTCAAAGAGCTGATCATTCGTCCTTCTCATCTCAAGCCCCAAAGGTGAGCCCATGATCATAAAAGAAGTTGTAAGCGAGGAGCTATTAACTCTTGCTGAGGTAAAGGACATCCTAAATAAAATTCGGGATGAAAGGCTAAAAAATGGGGAAGAGCTGAGATATGAGCAAAGGCGGGCAATTGAGCACGCCAATAAGTTTGCAAAGACCAGCGCAGAGTCATCCCGTGCTTTGGCAAAGGCTCTCCTCAAACTAGAGAAAATGAAACCAGAAATCGCCATCCATATTACCGATATAATGCCAAAGACAAAAGATGAGCTTAGGTCGATATACGCAAAGGAACGATATACGCTTGTAGAAAAAGAGCTAGAGACGATATTGAGTCTTGTTAACGATCACGCCTAGGAGGTGGGCGATGATGCAGAAGGAGGGTAAGGAGGATTACATATGGATTCTAGACTATTTACAATATGGTCATCCAGATGATCCTCGGCCCGTATATCAGAAAAAGCCCATAGTCCATGGCGTGGGTGAGATTCGTTTCGTGCTGCTGGAATTGATCCCGAAAGAGGGAGTAGTGCCAGAGGTCCATAAAAGAGTCTACATAGGAGAGGGCGACAGAGATGAAATCGACCATGTGAAGCGTCGCTTAAAATATGACGAGTTGACCCATGGCGCTAAGATAGAGCTCCCCTATGTCCTTGAGGAGATAGTCAAGCTGGACGAGGGCAGATTTATCGACTTTTTCAATGATGCAGAGCCGTTGACAACAAGATTGCACCAACTGGAGTTGCTGCCCGGCATAGGGAAAAAATTGATGTGGGGCATCATTAACGAGCGGAAAAAAGGCGATTTTAAAAGCTTTGAGGATCTAACAAAAAGGGTCCAAGGCCTTCACCGTCCAGATAAGCTCATCGTCAACAGAATCGAGGAAGAGCTAAGGGATGAGCATACAAAATATCGAATTTTCGTGAGGTAATATTGGGGGATCAACACTTTTTAATCGATGAGAAAGTGATAGATCGAATCATCAGATATGCTGAGTTAGATGGCAAGGAGACCGTTCTAGAGATCGGAGCTGGCACAGGTAACCTGACGAAAAACTTAGCAAAAAACGCTGCAAATGTAATCGCAATCGAATCGGACCATCGCCTGGTAGAGGTGCTGGACGATCTTTCACTCACAAACGTCAAGATGATTCACGGCGATGCCCTTCAAGTGGTATTTCCAAAGTTTGACAAAGTCGTGTCAAATCTGCCTTATTCCATCTCCTCCGATATCACCTTCAAGCTCCTCAAACATGACTTCACGCTCGGCATCTTGATGTATCAACATGAATTCGCAAAAAGAATGATGGCAACCACCGACACGGAAAATTATGGCCGCTTATCCGTCGTAACACAGTATTTGGCCGAGACCCAAATTCTGGAAATCGTGCCAAAGACAGCGTTCTATCCGCAGGCAGAGGTGAAATCTGCCATAGTAAGACTGGTGCCGCGAACTCAAAACCTAGATAGGGATTTTTTCCTTGACTTTGTGGCTGCGATGTTTACGCAGCGAAGAAAGCAGATGAAAAATGCAATCCTCAATGCGGCCCACATGCTGAACCTGGGGGACGCGAGAAAACTCATCGATATGCTGCCCCGGGACCTGATGTCTAAACGACCGGAAAAATTGTATCCGGAAGAACTGGCTGCTTTATCCAATTTGATCTATGGTGCGCGCTATGAATATCCTGTATAGGGACAAAGAGATCCTAATACTGCCAAAGGTTTATGAACCTGCTGAGGACTCGTTCCTGATGGTAGAAGCGGTCTTGAGAGAGGTGCAAAAATCAGACAGGGTTTTAGAGATCGGAACCGGTTCTGGAATCATCTCGATGTTCGTTAAAGACATTGCACAGGTGATTGCCACTGATATCGGTCCACAAGCCGTGAAATGCGCCAAATTGAACGGCATAGACGTCATAAGGACAGATTTGTTTGACGGGATCAACTTCAGGGCAAAATTCGACTTGATAGTGTTCAATCCACCCTACCTGCCTTCCGAAGAGCAAAAGACCGACATGGATGTTTTATGGGACGGAGGGGGCAGCGGTCGGACGACCATCAACCGTTTTTTGGACCGAGTGAAGGATTATCTGGCAGAAGACGGGCGAATATTGCTGCTGGCATCTTCACTGACAGGCATCGAGCAGATCACAGCGAGAATGGAGTCACTTGGCTTAGTGGTCGATGAAATCATGAGCGAAAAGCACTTCTTTGAAAGATTGGTCGTACTTCGGGGTTTCTTAAGAAGATAAAATAAGATATTTCCATGACGAAACTATGTATTGGGTGATGAAAATGACCGTATTAACGAGGGAAATAAGCTTTCAGACGAAGGGGAACGTCGACATCATCGATCTCACCGATAAAGTTGCCGAATCCCTCAGGGAGTCCCAGCTGAATGACGGAATTTTAACGGCCTTCGTGCCTGGCTCTACTGGCGCCATAACAACGGTAGAGTATGAACCAGGAGTTCTGGAAGATATGAAAAATGCACTGGAACGAATGATGCCCCAGGGCATAGAATACAAGCACAATCTCAGGTGGGGAGATGGCAACGGGCACTCTCACGTGAGAGCGTCCATGATGGGGCCAAGTTTGACCGTTCCCTTCTCGAACAAAAAATTGCTGATAGGCACATGGCAGCAAATCGTTTTCATAGACCTGGACGTAAGGCCCAGATCGCGCAGGATCATCGTACAGATTATGGGGGAGTGATAGTTAGGGAGGATTCAAACTGTACATAACCACCGATAAAAAAGAGAGGCGCTGATATGAAAGAAGTTATTCTAAGAAATT from Methanocellales archaeon includes the following:
- a CDS encoding tRNA pseudouridine(54/55) synthase Pus10, with product MNLLDIAIRILEEGPICDHCLGRQFAKLSTGLTNEERGGALKTALAMLGHQKFKEGDSSLLKRLAPCTKQARSILNIDGTDEKCWLCNDLFQSLDVWVQRSLTLLKKYQYDTFLVCTKVSGLLAENEEILWAATSSTIWAEPLKSELNREIGKLIQEETDKEVDFDRPDIFVLLNLAEDKVELQSSSLFIYGRYKKLARGIPQTRWSCPLCQGEGCEDCDYKGTLYTTSVEGLMKDPVMEFSGGTDVILHGAGREDIDALMLGTGRPFVLEVKEPLYRHFDLTDLENSINRSAENRIEIKGLGFVEKKMVAEVKTADADKVYRLRLTFSEAVSEEELKASLDRLCTKIKQRTPSRVAHRRSDKVRARTVHFAKLMDLDTEGATICIRCESGLYVKELISGDDERTNPNLSELLGTKVWVKELDVIGVKHARLKKKNEI
- a CDS encoding 50S ribosomal protein L21e, with translation MPGSRRKTRYKLKKDIKERGMSPITRAIQKFEIGQKVHITIDPSIHRGAPHPSFHGKTAEVTGRRGRAYLVEVMDGNRLKELIIRPSHLKPQR
- a CDS encoding RNA polymerase Rpb4 family protein, translated to MIIKEVVSEELLTLAEVKDILNKIRDERLKNGEELRYEQRRAIEHANKFAKTSAESSRALAKALLKLEKMKPEIAIHITDIMPKTKDELRSIYAKERYTLVEKELETILSLVNDHA
- a CDS encoding DUF655 domain-containing protein, giving the protein MMQKEGKEDYIWILDYLQYGHPDDPRPVYQKKPIVHGVGEIRFVLLELIPKEGVVPEVHKRVYIGEGDRDEIDHVKRRLKYDELTHGAKIELPYVLEEIVKLDEGRFIDFFNDAEPLTTRLHQLELLPGIGKKLMWGIINERKKGDFKSFEDLTKRVQGLHRPDKLIVNRIEEELRDEHTKYRIFVR
- the rsmA gene encoding 16S rRNA (adenine(1518)-N(6)/adenine(1519)-N(6))-dimethyltransferase RsmA: MGDQHFLIDEKVIDRIIRYAELDGKETVLEIGAGTGNLTKNLAKNAANVIAIESDHRLVEVLDDLSLTNVKMIHGDALQVVFPKFDKVVSNLPYSISSDITFKLLKHDFTLGILMYQHEFAKRMMATTDTENYGRLSVVTQYLAETQILEIVPKTAFYPQAEVKSAIVRLVPRTQNLDRDFFLDFVAAMFTQRRKQMKNAILNAAHMLNLGDARKLIDMLPRDLMSKRPEKLYPEELAALSNLIYGARYEYPV
- a CDS encoding methyltransferase, translating into MNILYRDKEILILPKVYEPAEDSFLMVEAVLREVQKSDRVLEIGTGSGIISMFVKDIAQVIATDIGPQAVKCAKLNGIDVIRTDLFDGINFRAKFDLIVFNPPYLPSEEQKTDMDVLWDGGGSGRTTINRFLDRVKDYLAEDGRILLLASSLTGIEQITARMESLGLVVDEIMSEKHFFERLVVLRGFLRR
- a CDS encoding secondary thiamine-phosphate synthase enzyme YjbQ; its protein translation is MTVLTREISFQTKGNVDIIDLTDKVAESLRESQLNDGILTAFVPGSTGAITTVEYEPGVLEDMKNALERMMPQGIEYKHNLRWGDGNGHSHVRASMMGPSLTVPFSNKKLLIGTWQQIVFIDLDVRPRSRRIIVQIMGE